DNA from Streptomyces rishiriensis:
GCCGGCCCCGACACCTTCTTCGCGAGCGGGCTGGAGGGTCGGGTCACCGATCTCCTCGCCAAGACCACCGACACCCGGGGCTCACACAGCCTGGGCATTCAAGAGTCCGGCGTCGCATCCCCCAGTGGCGGACCACCCCAGCTCTTCCGGCAGCCCGTGGTGCCCTCGTGCGTCCAGCAGGGCATCGGACGCAGCGATGCGGCGCTCGCCGTAGAGGAAGGCACGTACCAGGGGACGGACGCTCTTCTGGTCGTGCTGCCGGACACGTCCGACAGTACGCGGATCGACGCCTACGTCATGGACAAGACGTGTGTGGATCATCCGGCCTCGAGTCCGGCGAAGGTCTTGCTGACGCGCTCCTACCCACGTCACTGACGGGCGACGACCCCTCTCGCTGTCGCGTCGTATGCCCCTGACATTCCCTACGGTGGCGTCCCTCCGTGTGCCCGGACACACCGGGAATGCACGCCCCTTAGGATCCGTTGGGTGGGGTGAGAGTCCAAGTAGCTCCCACCGCTCAACCGATGCAGTCCAGAGACGAGGAAACAAGCCGTGAGCGACGTCCGTAACGTGATCATCATCGGCTCCGGGCCCGCCGGCTACACCGCGGCGCTGTACACCGCGCGCGCGTCGCTGAAGCCGCTCGTGTTCGAAGGAGCCGTCACCGCGGGCGGCGCTCTGATGAACACCACCGAGGTGGAGAACTTCCCCGGCTTCCAGGACGGCATCATGGGCCCGGAGCTCATGGACAACATGCGCGCCCAGGCCGAGCGCTTCGGCGCCGAGCTGATCCCCGACGACATCGTCTCCGTCGACCTCACGGGTGAGATCAAGACCGTCACGGACACCGCGGGCACGATCCACCGTGCCAAGGCCGTCATCGTGACCACGGGCTCCCAGCACCGCAAGCTCGGCCTGCCGAACGAGGACGCCCTCTCGGGTCGCGGTGTCTCCTGGTGCGCCACCTGTGACGGGTTCTTCTTCAAGGACCAGGACATCGCCGTGATCGGCGGTGGCGACACCGCGATGGAGGAGGCCACCTTCCTCTCCCGGTTCGCCAAGTCCGTGACGATCGTCCACCGCCGGGACACCCTGCGCGCCTCCAAGGCGATGCAGGAGCGTGCCTTCGCCGACCCCAAGATCAAGTTCGTCTGGGACAGCGAGGTCGCCGAGATCCAGGGTGACCCGAAGCTGGCCGGGCTGAAGCTGCGCAACCTCAAGACGGGCGAACTCTCCGACCTCCCGGTGACCGGCCTGTTCATCGCGATCGGCCACGACCCGCGTACCGAGCTCTTCAAGGGGCAGCTCGACCTGGACGAGGAGGGCTACCTGAAGGTCGCCGCGCCCTCCACTCGGACGAACATG
Protein-coding regions in this window:
- the trxB gene encoding thioredoxin-disulfide reductase, which produces MSDVRNVIIIGSGPAGYTAALYTARASLKPLVFEGAVTAGGALMNTTEVENFPGFQDGIMGPELMDNMRAQAERFGAELIPDDIVSVDLTGEIKTVTDTAGTIHRAKAVIVTTGSQHRKLGLPNEDALSGRGVSWCATCDGFFFKDQDIAVIGGGDTAMEEATFLSRFAKSVTIVHRRDTLRASKAMQERAFADPKIKFVWDSEVAEIQGDPKLAGLKLRNLKTGELSDLPVTGLFIAIGHDPRTELFKGQLDLDEEGYLKVAAPSTRTNMTGVFGAGDVVDHTYRQAITAAGTGCSAALDAERYLAALADEEQAEPEKTAV